Proteins encoded in a region of the Campylobacter sp. MIT 99-7217 genome:
- a CDS encoding transcriptional regulator, with protein MAKKTKRDMAYHLDVDVSTLYNWRKYKPNLYRIVMLGFKFDELLEQSKKNYEDLLNLDELIKDEIQKFKN; from the coding sequence GTGGCTAAAAAAACTAAGCGTGATATGGCTTATCATTTAGATGTAGATGTAAGCACCTTGTATAATTGGCGTAAATATAAGCCAAATTTATATCGTATCGTTATGCTTGGTTTTAAATTTGATGAACTTTTAGAACAAAGCAAGAAAAATTATGAGGATTTGTTAAATTTAGACGAGCTTATCAAAGATGAAATCCAAAAATTTAAAAACTAA
- a CDS encoding ankyrin repeat domain-containing protein — protein sequence MSANTNLKDNFLSEEEEKRFKELAKMAFDYARNDECENLEMMIKAGLSVNLKTHKGDSLLMLAAYNNSFNTAKMLLENGARVDEKNDRGQTPLAGVCFKGHLKMCELLVGHGANIDENNGLGMTPYTFAVMFGRKEVAQFLLQSSKKSLLKRLSFYALKLFKR from the coding sequence ATGAGTGCAAATACAAATTTAAAAGATAATTTTTTGAGTGAGGAAGAAGAAAAAAGATTTAAAGAGCTTGCAAAAATGGCTTTTGATTACGCTAGAAATGATGAATGCGAAAATCTTGAAATGATGATAAAAGCAGGACTTAGCGTAAATTTAAAAACACACAAAGGTGACAGCCTTTTAATGCTAGCAGCTTATAATAATTCTTTTAACACAGCTAAAATGCTCCTAGAAAACGGCGCAAGGGTTGATGAGAAAAACGATCGTGGGCAAACTCCTTTGGCTGGAGTTTGTTTTAAGGGACACCTAAAAATGTGCGAACTTTTGGTAGGACACGGAGCAAATATCGATGAAAACAATGGCTTAGGAATGACGCCCTACACTTTTGCGGTAATGTTTGGGCGAAAAGAAGTGGCTCAGTTTTTACTTCAATCTTCTAAAAAAAGCCTTCTTAAAAGGCTTAGTTTTTACGCTTTGAAGCTATTTAAAAGATAA